A single Arcobacter sp. FWKO B DNA region contains:
- a CDS encoding asparaginase domain-containing protein codes for MDNILIINCGGTFSKSYEPLTGNLIIKNNNKNIRKTLKKFFIGNKKLYKIKGLIYKDSLDMDDKDREELKEFILSQKEEKILVIHGTDTIDKTALYLQKSIIKANKLVVLLGSMEPLSISPAEACINIGCAYGYALASSEIGVYISMNGIVQKPENIKKNRELGYFQWQK; via the coding sequence ATGGATAATATTTTAATAATAAATTGTGGCGGCACATTTAGCAAGAGTTATGAGCCATTAACTGGTAATTTAATTATAAAAAATAATAACAAGAATATTAGGAAAACTCTAAAAAAGTTTTTTATAGGAAACAAAAAACTCTATAAAATTAAAGGGCTTATTTATAAAGATAGCCTTGATATGGATGATAAAGATAGAGAAGAATTAAAAGAGTTTATATTATCGCAAAAAGAAGAAAAGATTTTAGTAATTCATGGAACAGATACTATAGATAAAACTGCTTTGTACCTCCAAAAAAGTATTATCAAAGCAAATAAACTGGTTGTATTGCTTGGCTCAATGGAACCACTTAGTATTAGCCCTGCTGAAGCATGTATAAATATTGGGTGTGCATATGGGTATGCTCTTGCTTCCAGTGAGATTGGAGTATATATATCAATGAATGGTATTGTTCAAAAACCAGAGAATATTAAAAAAAATAGAGAATTAGGATATTTTCAATGGCAGAAATAA
- a CDS encoding heavy metal translocating P-type ATPase, whose product MAEINCSHCHLKFEKEQMIPESIDDKELYFCCNGCQGVYHLLHNEGLDSFYTKLGKNTINPPKHLDENVQKFDLDSFQKRFIKKTLQGFSQIDLIIEGIHCAACVWLNEKILYSTDGIIEANINFTNYKARIVWDDSKIKLSDIILKIRSIGYDAYPYDSNIADEKATKAKRDYFMRMIVAVFGSMNIMMLGVAKYSGFFTGMDDDVKAMVHFGEFILTTPVLFYSGWVFFRGGYYGLKNKIINMDFLVASGATLTYIYSMYILFGGKGESYFDSVTMIITFVLVGKYLEVIGKKSAVDTIDKIRSSLPLDATIIKDGTKQSISVDEIKIGDILELKTGEIAPVDGTIISGNAAFDESSITGESLPIAKTIGDTILSGTINTNSLIRYQASKDFSHSTISSIVTLIEDSLTSKSEIEKKANEISKSFSATILSIAFLTFLGWYFLAPELFYAVDANRFEKAFIVMISVIVIACPCALSLATPIASLVGISELAKNGLIFKEGRFLETMAKANVLVVDKTGTITEGKLTVTNFHKHKEFDINLLYSLVSSSNHLISKAIKSYLENHTESLKFIDLEEFRTYDAKGISATYNNISLLGGNSSLLNDYNIQHLNNSNSSIFYFAIDNQLVATFDLEDIIKKDAKEVISKLKEFGLDIVMLTGDNNNVASKISSLVGIDKAYANLSPIDKATYIDDLKKSGKIVVMAGDGVNDALALSKSDIAISMGNGADITIATSDVIILDNSLQGLLKSFEISNKTYKLIKQNLGISLIYNAVTIPIAMAGYVIPLVAALSMSLSSLLVVGNSLRIKNGKK is encoded by the coding sequence ATGGCAGAAATAAACTGTTCCCATTGTCATCTAAAATTTGAAAAAGAGCAAATGATACCTGAGAGTATTGACGACAAAGAATTATATTTTTGCTGTAATGGCTGTCAGGGAGTCTATCATCTTTTACACAACGAAGGGCTAGATAGTTTTTATACAAAACTTGGAAAAAATACTATAAATCCACCTAAGCACTTAGATGAAAATGTCCAAAAATTTGATCTTGACTCTTTTCAAAAAAGGTTTATAAAAAAAACTCTCCAAGGTTTTTCTCAAATAGATTTGATAATAGAAGGGATTCATTGTGCTGCATGCGTATGGCTTAATGAAAAAATACTTTATTCAACAGATGGAATTATAGAAGCAAATATAAACTTTACAAACTACAAAGCTAGAATAGTATGGGATGACTCAAAGATAAAACTTTCTGATATTATATTAAAAATTAGAAGTATTGGCTATGATGCATACCCTTATGATTCTAATATCGCTGATGAAAAAGCTACAAAAGCTAAAAGAGACTATTTTATGCGGATGATTGTAGCAGTATTTGGTTCTATGAATATCATGATGCTTGGTGTTGCAAAATATAGTGGTTTTTTTACAGGAATGGATGATGATGTAAAGGCTATGGTACACTTTGGAGAATTTATACTTACTACACCTGTATTATTTTATAGTGGTTGGGTATTTTTCCGTGGTGGTTACTATGGATTAAAAAATAAAATCATAAATATGGATTTTTTAGTTGCAAGTGGTGCTACTTTAACATATATTTATTCTATGTACATACTATTTGGTGGTAAAGGTGAAAGCTACTTTGATTCTGTAACAATGATAATAACATTTGTATTAGTTGGCAAATATCTTGAAGTAATAGGTAAAAAAAGTGCAGTAGATACTATAGACAAGATAAGAAGCTCTCTACCTCTTGATGCAACCATTATAAAAGATGGTACAAAGCAATCGATAAGCGTTGATGAGATAAAAATAGGTGATATTCTTGAATTAAAAACTGGTGAAATTGCACCTGTTGATGGAACAATTATAAGTGGTAATGCTGCATTTGATGAATCATCAATTACTGGTGAATCATTGCCTATTGCAAAAACTATTGGAGATACTATCTTAAGTGGAACAATTAATACAAATTCACTTATAAGATACCAAGCTTCTAAAGACTTTTCACACTCAACTATAAGCTCAATAGTGACTCTAATAGAAGATTCACTCACATCAAAATCGGAAATTGAAAAAAAAGCAAATGAAATATCAAAATCTTTTTCAGCTACTATTTTATCTATTGCATTTTTAACATTCTTAGGTTGGTATTTTTTAGCACCTGAACTTTTTTATGCAGTAGATGCAAATAGATTTGAAAAAGCATTTATTGTGATGATTTCTGTTATAGTTATAGCTTGTCCATGTGCATTATCACTAGCTACGCCTATTGCTTCTTTGGTTGGAATAAGTGAACTTGCCAAAAATGGACTTATTTTTAAAGAAGGAAGATTTTTAGAAACAATGGCAAAAGCCAATGTATTAGTCGTAGATAAAACTGGGACAATTACAGAAGGTAAACTAACTGTAACCAATTTCCACAAGCATAAAGAATTTGACATTAATTTGCTTTATTCACTAGTATCCTCATCAAATCACCTGATTAGCAAAGCTATAAAATCATATCTTGAAAATCATACTGAGTCTTTAAAGTTTATTGATTTAGAAGAATTTAGAACTTATGATGCAAAAGGGATTAGTGCAACTTATAACAATATATCTCTATTGGGTGGTAATAGTAGTTTATTAAATGACTATAATATTCAACATCTTAATAATAGTAATAGTTCAATATTTTATTTTGCTATTGACAACCAATTAGTAGCCACTTTTGATTTGGAAGATATTATAAAAAAAGATGCAAAAGAAGTAATTTCTAAACTTAAAGAATTTGGACTTGATATTGTTATGCTTACAGGGGATAACAATAATGTAGCTTCTAAAATATCTTCTTTAGTTGGTATTGACAAAGCATATGCAAATCTTAGCCCTATAGATAAGGCAACCTATATTGATGATCTCAAAAAAAGTGGCAAAATTGTTGTAATGGCTGGAGATGGAGTAAATGATGCTTTAGCATTATCAAAAAGTGATATCGCCATTTCTATGGGTAATGGTGCTGATATTACAATAGCAACAAGCGATGTTATAATACTGGACAACTCACTACAAGGACTTCTAAAAAGTTTTGAGATATCTAATAAAACATATAAACTTATTAAACAAAATCTTGGTATTTCTTTGATTTATAATGCTGTTACTATCCCAATTGCCATGGCAGGATATGTAATACCTTTAGTTGCTGCCTTATCAATGAGTCTTAGTTCATTACTTGTTGTTGGTAACTCACTACGGATAAAAAATGGTAAAAAATAG
- the ccoS gene encoding cbb3-type cytochrome oxidase assembly protein CcoS: MEISGTLFMMLIVSLIVSFAVLAVFLWGAKDGQFDDSNRMMDGLLFDSEDDLNDAYTKEQKKKNALKDHNEKTINSEKIEL, translated from the coding sequence ATGGAAATAAGTGGTACACTCTTTATGATGCTAATTGTTTCTCTTATCGTAAGCTTTGCAGTTTTGGCAGTTTTTTTATGGGGTGCAAAAGATGGACAGTTTGATGATAGCAATAGGATGATGGATGGATTATTATTTGATAGTGAAGATGACTTAAATGATGCATATACAAAAGAACAAAAAAAGAAAAATGCATTAAAAGATCATAATGAAAAAACAATTAATTCTGAAAAAATAGAACTATAG
- a CDS encoding succinate dehydrogenase/fumarate reductase iron-sulfur subunit yields MKLTIIRDNKEQVFEIPDGKYTVLEGLRYIKINLDRTLSFNQGCRSGVCGSCACIVGDKEVLSCKTFLNDGDVLKPLKNLVIIKDLVVSKDTIEENIKKFKTTIIENSNNQTSNIDVKKIDIQSNCILCQSCYSSCPVFSVNKDFAGPYILSRVLRYTNDKKEANQKAHIDLVQENGVWDCTLCGNCTLVCPEHLDPKNDIQLLRNISATYGYMDPNFASMSFSGGLDFTGNQNGFGFNPNF; encoded by the coding sequence ATGAAACTAACTATTATAAGAGATAACAAAGAACAAGTTTTTGAAATACCTGATGGTAAGTATACCGTTCTTGAAGGGCTTAGATATATAAAAATAAATCTAGATAGAACTCTTAGTTTCAATCAAGGTTGTCGAAGTGGAGTGTGTGGAAGTTGTGCATGTATTGTTGGCGATAAAGAGGTATTAAGTTGTAAAACTTTTTTAAATGATGGCGATGTTTTAAAACCATTAAAGAATTTAGTAATAATAAAAGACTTAGTTGTATCAAAAGATACAATTGAAGAAAATATTAAAAAATTCAAAACTACAATAATAGAAAATTCAAATAATCAAACAAGTAATATAGATGTAAAAAAGATTGATATACAAAGTAATTGTATATTGTGCCAGAGTTGTTATAGCTCATGTCCAGTTTTTAGTGTAAATAAAGATTTTGCAGGTCCTTATATCCTAAGTCGTGTACTTAGATATACAAATGATAAAAAAGAAGCAAATCAAAAAGCTCATATTGATTTAGTACAAGAAAATGGTGTATGGGACTGTACATTATGTGGAAATTGCACACTTGTGTGTCCTGAACATTTAGATCCTAAAAATGATATACAGTTACTTAGAAATATAAGTGCAACATATGGATATATGGATCCAAATTTTGCCAGTATGAGTTTTAGTGGTGGGCTTGATTTTACAGGAAATCAGAATGGTTTTGGCTTTAATCCAAATTTCTAA
- a CDS encoding L-aspartate oxidase codes for MKKYDVLIIGSGVAGLSAAIEVKSNGANVLVVTKNVPTACGSAQAQGGINFAISNDDSIQAHIEDTLKSSCGLGSIKHITKLCENSKKSLEWLNDIGVVFSKNDDTTFSQRRLGGSSHKRACYASDYTGLKIVQTLYDKALNIGVEFLSDGLLLNLIVEDDICYGATVLDIKTTLVKEIYSKSTILATGGYSAIYEGFTTNSYAVSGDGIAAAYRAGCKLSNMEFVQFHPTALKEKNILISESARAEGGYLLDAKEKRFVDELEKRDVVARAVFEKLKDGDVYIDLRHLGSSKINELLPQEVAIARNFANLDITKELVPINPAAHYSMGGIKVNENTQTNINNLFACGECADTQIHGANRLGGNSLLEAVVFGRVAGFESAINACKNNAYIKENSKQYQNDSAFINGVFNFSNQIDFYEKRSFMGKIFYKNIGLFRTDLNMKAVLSQIRQWQKEFNFMGISDKSTTYNTNLVDFIEFGNMLEISEIIAVSAISRCESRGSHFRIDYPQINPSFEKISVAYKIDGILAVDFEDLK; via the coding sequence TTGAAGAAATATGATGTATTAATTATTGGAAGTGGTGTTGCAGGTTTGAGTGCTGCTATTGAAGTAAAATCAAATGGTGCAAATGTTTTAGTAGTAACAAAAAATGTACCAACAGCTTGTGGTAGTGCTCAAGCACAAGGTGGGATTAACTTTGCAATATCAAATGATGACTCAATACAAGCTCACATTGAAGATACTCTAAAATCAAGTTGTGGACTTGGTTCAATTAAACATATTACAAAGTTGTGTGAGAATTCAAAAAAATCTCTAGAATGGCTTAACGACATAGGGGTAGTATTTAGCAAAAATGATGATACAACTTTTAGTCAAAGAAGATTAGGTGGAAGTAGCCATAAAAGAGCATGTTATGCAAGTGATTATACTGGACTTAAAATTGTACAAACACTTTATGATAAAGCATTAAATATAGGTGTCGAGTTTTTAAGCGATGGTTTACTTTTAAATCTAATTGTAGAAGATGATATATGTTATGGTGCAACTGTATTAGATATTAAAACAACATTAGTAAAAGAGATATATTCAAAAAGTACTATTCTAGCAACGGGTGGATATAGTGCAATATATGAAGGTTTTACAACAAATTCGTATGCTGTAAGTGGTGATGGAATAGCTGCTGCTTATAGAGCAGGGTGCAAATTGTCAAATATGGAATTTGTTCAATTTCATCCAACTGCACTAAAAGAAAAAAATATTTTAATAAGTGAAAGTGCTAGAGCTGAAGGTGGCTACTTGTTAGATGCTAAAGAAAAAAGATTTGTTGATGAACTAGAAAAAAGAGATGTCGTAGCTAGAGCAGTATTTGAGAAGTTAAAAGATGGGGATGTATATATTGACTTAAGACATCTTGGGAGTTCAAAAATAAATGAACTTTTACCACAAGAAGTGGCAATCGCAAGAAATTTTGCAAACTTAGATATTACAAAAGAACTTGTTCCTATAAATCCTGCAGCACATTATAGTATGGGTGGTATAAAAGTAAATGAAAATACACAAACAAATATTAATAATTTGTTTGCTTGTGGAGAGTGTGCAGATACGCAAATCCATGGTGCAAATCGCCTTGGAGGAAACTCTTTATTAGAAGCAGTTGTATTTGGTAGAGTAGCTGGATTTGAAAGTGCAATAAACGCATGCAAAAATAATGCTTACATTAAAGAAAATTCAAAACAATATCAAAATGATTCTGCTTTTATAAATGGGGTATTTAATTTTAGTAACCAGATCGATTTTTATGAGAAAAGATCTTTTATGGGAAAAATATTTTATAAGAATATAGGATTATTCAGGACAGATTTGAATATGAAGGCAGTTTTATCACAGATTAGACAATGGCAAAAAGAATTCAACTTTATGGGGATAAGTGATAAAAGCACAACTTATAATACAAATTTAGTTGATTTTATTGAATTTGGGAATATGTTGGAAATTAGTGAGATTATAGCAGTAAGTGCTATTAGTAGATGTGAGAGTAGGGGTAGCCACTTTAGAATAGACTATCCTCAAATCAATCCATCTTTTGAGAAAATTTCTGTTGCATATAAGATTGATGGGATTTTAGCTGTAGACTTTGAGGATTTGAAATGA
- a CDS encoding D-2-hydroxyacid dehydrogenase, translating to MKVVFIDFDTLGCDIDIRRFEEFGEVVTYGKTKYEQTIDRLKNADIVITNKVVIDKAVIDATNLKLICVAATGMNNIDLEYASQKGITVKNVKGYSTASVVQLTFALALHFVQKIDYYSNYTKSGKWCESEIFANLDVPFYELENKKWGIIGLGEIGKKVASIAKAFDCEVNYYSTSGTNYNTNYNMLTLEELLKTSDIISIHAPLNNTTKNMLNYTNLELLKNGAIVLNLGRGGIINENDMAKIIDTKDVYFGIDVLEKEPMLRNHPLLNIQNKEQIVVTPHIGWASIEARQRLVEGIFKNIKEYVL from the coding sequence ATGAAGGTTGTATTTATTGATTTTGATACATTAGGTTGCGATATAGACATCCGTAGATTTGAGGAGTTTGGAGAGGTTGTAACATATGGCAAAACAAAATATGAACAAACAATTGACAGACTAAAAAATGCAGACATTGTAATTACAAATAAAGTAGTAATAGACAAGGCAGTTATTGATGCAACAAATCTAAAACTTATATGCGTTGCTGCTACAGGTATGAATAATATTGATCTAGAATATGCTTCACAAAAAGGGATAACAGTTAAGAATGTGAAAGGTTATTCAACTGCAAGTGTAGTTCAATTAACATTTGCATTAGCACTACACTTTGTACAAAAAATAGATTATTATTCAAATTATACAAAAAGTGGTAAGTGGTGTGAGAGTGAAATATTTGCAAATTTAGATGTACCATTTTATGAATTAGAAAACAAAAAGTGGGGAATTATTGGCTTAGGTGAAATAGGAAAAAAGGTAGCTTCTATTGCCAAGGCTTTTGATTGTGAAGTAAACTATTATTCAACCTCAGGTACAAATTATAATACAAACTATAATATGTTAACACTAGAAGAACTATTGAAAACATCTGATATTATCTCTATTCATGCACCACTTAATAATACAACAAAGAATATGTTAAACTATACAAATTTAGAGTTGCTTAAAAATGGTGCAATAGTTCTTAATCTAGGGCGTGGTGGTATAATAAATGAAAATGATATGGCAAAGATAATAGATACAAAAGATGTTTATTTTGGGATAGATGTTTTAGAAAAAGAGCCAATGCTCAGAAATCATCCACTACTTAATATACAAAATAAAGAACAAATTGTAGTAACTCCACATATTGGATGGGCGAGTATAGAAGCTCGTCAAAGACTGGTGGAAGGAATATTTAAGAATATTAAAGAATATGTGTTATAA
- a CDS encoding YcaO-like family protein, translating into MQLLSKNATLEESISKMEGILSDLGFEVEYSEEKHPLNNCYSINLASKEAPSHIYSNGKGINSLACKASGLGEYIERLQTNNFFMEFYLPNRSYYKDEVVLDFEDEYLNEELLKIYNANDALSGEDLVDFCSDYEDKIVALPFKNLFNNKIVNFPVNLLHNLYVSNGLSTGNIQQEAISQALSEIIERHVKIQIIKNGYSLPKYDDITLKKFDRVYSDINKLKNLGYIIEVLDASFEGKFPVVAISLINPNNSTLFVSFGAHPILEVAMERTLTELMQGRDLDALKEFETPTFDMDYVGSDSNLESHFIDSNGKMSFDFLKKTKDFNYTSWSYNGNSSEDEVKYLSTILQKLGKDIYLREYSYMGFYSCQIIVPDFSEIYPFEDLIYNNKNSAKFIREMVLKFDNYDLDDVIVSIENLEENIDMGKYLGVIFKNDFTIGEFKAQLYLLNKEYEEALRLLEYSTNPFANVITELLRLKIRNKKFEDYKEGLYNIFSKDKVIKAKNILENKEYFIDLTFDEKYQNILNMYDKLSKKKELD; encoded by the coding sequence ATGCAACTATTATCAAAAAATGCAACACTTGAAGAATCAATATCAAAAATGGAAGGTATATTATCGGATTTAGGTTTTGAAGTTGAATATTCAGAAGAAAAACACCCCTTAAATAACTGTTATTCAATAAATCTTGCCTCAAAAGAGGCTCCATCACATATATACTCTAATGGTAAGGGGATTAATTCACTAGCATGTAAAGCAAGTGGACTTGGTGAGTATATAGAAAGGCTACAAACCAACAATTTTTTTATGGAGTTTTACCTACCAAATAGAAGTTATTATAAAGATGAGGTTGTATTAGATTTTGAAGATGAGTACTTAAATGAAGAATTATTAAAAATATACAACGCAAATGATGCCCTTAGTGGTGAAGATTTAGTTGATTTTTGTAGTGACTATGAGGATAAAATAGTAGCATTACCATTTAAAAATCTATTTAACAATAAAATAGTCAATTTCCCTGTAAATTTACTACATAATTTATATGTGAGTAATGGACTATCAACAGGAAATATACAACAAGAAGCAATTTCGCAAGCTCTTAGTGAGATCATTGAAAGACATGTAAAAATACAAATTATAAAAAATGGGTATTCTTTGCCAAAATATGATGATATTACTTTAAAAAAATTTGATAGGGTTTATAGTGATATAAATAAACTTAAGAACTTGGGATATATTATAGAAGTTTTAGATGCATCTTTTGAGGGAAAATTTCCAGTAGTTGCAATATCATTAATAAATCCAAATAATTCAACATTATTTGTATCTTTTGGGGCACATCCCATTTTAGAAGTAGCTATGGAAAGAACCTTGACAGAACTTATGCAAGGTCGAGACTTAGATGCTTTAAAAGAGTTTGAAACTCCAACATTTGATATGGACTATGTGGGGAGTGATTCCAATCTAGAATCTCACTTTATTGATTCAAATGGTAAAATGAGCTTTGATTTTTTGAAAAAAACTAAAGATTTTAATTACACTTCATGGAGCTACAATGGCAATAGTTCAGAAGATGAAGTAAAATATTTATCAACAATCTTACAAAAACTAGGTAAAGATATTTATTTAAGAGAATATAGTTATATGGGATTTTATTCTTGTCAAATTATTGTTCCAGATTTTAGTGAAATTTACCCATTTGAAGATTTGATATACAATAACAAAAATAGTGCAAAATTTATAAGAGAAATGGTATTGAAATTTGATAATTATGACTTAGATGATGTAATAGTATCTATAGAAAACTTAGAAGAAAATATAGATATGGGAAAATACTTAGGAGTAATATTTAAAAATGATTTCACTATAGGTGAATTTAAAGCACAATTGTATTTATTAAATAAAGAGTACGAAGAAGCCCTAAGGTTACTTGAATATAGCACTAATCCTTTTGCAAATGTAATTACGGAACTATTAAGATTAAAGATAAGAAATAAGAAATTTGAAGACTATAAAGAAGGGCTATATAATATTTTTTCAAAAGACAAAGTAATAAAAGCTAAAAATATATTAGAGAATAAAGAATATTTTATAGATCTAACTTTTGATGAAAAGTATCAAAATATATTAAATATGTATGATAAACTCTCTAAAAAAAAGGAACTTGATTAA
- a CDS encoding prepilin-type N-terminal cleavage/methylation domain-containing protein, which produces MKLNAFTILEIIFVIVIIGIISAVALPKLGLLGTDAKVNVIRQDIASLKSNIQSYFIINQKIDKISDIISLNPSVWKIEDKKVSFEDNEKVCLELEITNYDLKTILKIRINETTSNNCKKLYNSGVRSEDFNLN; this is translated from the coding sequence ATGAAACTTAATGCTTTTACAATATTAGAAATTATATTTGTAATAGTAATTATAGGTATAATTTCAGCCGTTGCTCTACCAAAACTTGGTTTACTAGGGACTGATGCAAAGGTAAATGTAATAAGACAGGATATTGCATCCTTAAAAAGCAATATACAAAGCTATTTTATCATAAATCAGAAAATAGATAAAATAAGTGATATAATCAGTCTAAATCCATCAGTATGGAAAATAGAAGATAAAAAAGTATCCTTTGAAGATAATGAAAAAGTATGCTTAGAGTTAGAGATAACTAATTATGATTTGAAAACTATATTAAAAATAAGAATAAATGAAACAACATCAAATAATTGTAAAAAACTATATAATAGTGGTGTAAGGTCAGAAGACTTTAATTTGAATTAG
- a CDS encoding PhoH family protein, translating into MKNIDTFEKYFVLDTNIILSDAKNILKISQNKSNLIILPETVLDEIDSKKSGFEEINFQAREFARLLEGCDILSTKIINEVKIVRVYIKDISQEAIIDIISKEHYSCDAKNVAPNIYNDRKILELSEFSKQYYPKDVVFLSLDVMARIRAISLDIEAISLLGNDTSEFELEFIKNIEIDFEKLEFLNNSSIYDFDEEYKPYNFCYCFKIKYSDQMVLATISNEKIIVLDEDELRDQVIVPLNKEQLFFSQALVSHYYNVLIVEALAGSGKTLLALSTALKMVKKKEFQKIIYIRNSIESLDKGEDVGYLPGLEEKFRIYNHPLMDSLNYIVRSEHKKKKSAKPFYEELEESEITTRVDLMIKAYGIETMWVGEMRGRTLSNAFIIVDEAQNMSNKTMQMVLSRVDNSCKVVVLGSNMQIDNMYVNKYTNALTTLLKSTKKKQELVNIFAIKLKKVLRGTITQWAEGIFSAK; encoded by the coding sequence TTGAAAAATATAGATACATTTGAGAAATATTTTGTATTAGATACAAATATTATACTAAGTGATGCAAAAAATATATTAAAAATTTCCCAAAATAAATCTAATCTTATAATACTCCCTGAAACAGTACTTGATGAAATAGATAGTAAAAAAAGTGGCTTTGAAGAGATAAATTTTCAAGCAAGAGAATTTGCGAGATTACTTGAAGGGTGTGATATTTTATCAACTAAGATCATTAATGAAGTAAAAATTGTAAGGGTCTATATTAAAGATATCTCTCAAGAAGCTATTATAGATATTATTTCAAAAGAGCATTATAGCTGTGATGCAAAAAATGTTGCCCCAAATATTTATAATGATAGAAAGATTCTAGAGCTTAGTGAGTTTTCAAAGCAATATTATCCAAAAGATGTTGTATTTTTAAGTCTAGATGTTATGGCAAGAATTAGAGCAATTTCACTTGATATAGAGGCTATATCACTTTTAGGGAATGATACTAGTGAATTTGAACTTGAATTTATTAAAAATATTGAAATAGATTTTGAAAAACTAGAGTTTTTGAACAATTCAAGTATTTATGATTTTGATGAGGAATACAAACCTTATAATTTTTGCTATTGTTTTAAAATCAAATATTCTGATCAGATGGTATTAGCAACAATTTCAAATGAAAAGATCATAGTATTAGATGAAGATGAACTTAGAGATCAAGTTATTGTTCCACTTAATAAAGAGCAGTTGTTTTTTTCTCAAGCACTAGTGAGTCACTATTATAATGTTTTGATAGTTGAAGCACTTGCAGGTAGTGGTAAAACTTTACTTGCGCTTAGTACTGCATTAAAGATGGTGAAGAAAAAAGAATTTCAAAAAATCATTTATATAAGAAACTCTATAGAGTCTCTTGATAAAGGAGAGGATGTAGGTTATTTGCCAGGACTTGAAGAGAAATTTAGGATATATAATCATCCTTTAATGGATAGCCTAAATTATATAGTAAGAAGTGAACACAAAAAGAAAAAAAGTGCAAAACCTTTTTATGAGGAACTTGAAGAGAGTGAGATTACAACTAGGGTTGATTTAATGATTAAAGCATATGGTATTGAAACTATGTGGGTTGGCGAGATGAGAGGTAGAACATTAAGTAATGCATTCATAATAGTTGATGAAGCCCAAAATATGTCAAATAAAACTATGCAAATGGTACTATCTCGTGTTGATAATAGTTGTAAAGTGGTTGTATTAGGTAGTAATATGCAAATAGATAATATGTATGTAAATAAATACACTAATGCATTAACAACTTTATTGAAATCAACTAAGAAAAAACAAGAACTTGTGAATATTTTTGCTATAAAACTTAAAAAAGTTTTGCGAGGGACTATTACTCAGTGGGCAGAAGGGATTTTTTCAGCTAAGTAG